In the Gemmatimonadota bacterium genome, one interval contains:
- a CDS encoding P-II family nitrogen regulator produces MKLIVAVFRPERLGDVLEALYRADVRGLTVSRVQGHGGETVHVENYRGTTVKVELHPKIRLEIGVSDPFVQPTIDAIVKGARTGEVGDGKIFVLPVEKVVRIRTGEEDRAAVTPLLPAE; encoded by the coding sequence ATGAAGCTGATCGTTGCTGTCTTTCGACCCGAGCGCCTGGGCGACGTCCTCGAGGCGCTGTACCGCGCCGACGTCCGCGGCCTGACCGTCTCGCGCGTGCAAGGGCACGGCGGTGAGACGGTGCATGTCGAGAACTATCGCGGGACCACCGTGAAGGTCGAGCTGCACCCCAAGATTCGACTCGAGATCGGCGTCTCCGACCCGTTCGTGCAGCCGACGATCGACGCGATCGTCAAGGGCGCGCGCACGGGCGAGGTTGGGGACGGCAAGATCTTCGTCCTCCCCGTCGAGAAGGTCGTGCGCATCCGGACCGGCGAGGAAGACCGCGCCGCCGTGACGCCGCTGCTGCCAGCGGAATAG